The following are encoded in a window of Streptomyces sp. Go-475 genomic DNA:
- a CDS encoding ABC transporter ATP-binding protein, which produces MASGTGLELRELRKTYRSRGRPAVDAVRGIDLNLRSGELLGLLGPSGCGKSTTLRMIAGLESVTGGDILVGGVSVVERPAQQRNIGVAFENYALYPPLSVAENLAFGLKARRKAARGDVDRKVKEIAERVGLTGLLDARPAGLSSGQKQRVSLARALIREPDVLLLDEPLSHLDAAQRDTTRRELKRIQKDLGHTTILVTHDQEEALSLADRIAVMKDGVIQQLGTPYEIYDSPANVFVADFVGEPAITLLPGIADGDGHARLSPAVRVALPVPVDRGREVVVGIRPEDVRLTAEGGLPARVVAHEPLLESGLATLALDGVERHLVVLTDPEVRLAHDDRVEVAADPQHTHVFDAETGDSLR; this is translated from the coding sequence ATGGCGAGCGGAACGGGACTGGAGCTACGTGAGCTGCGCAAGACGTACAGGTCGCGGGGGCGGCCCGCCGTGGACGCCGTCCGCGGGATCGACCTGAACCTCCGCTCCGGGGAACTGCTCGGGCTGCTCGGGCCCTCCGGCTGCGGCAAGTCGACGACCCTGCGCATGATCGCCGGGCTGGAGTCCGTCACCGGCGGGGACATCCTGGTCGGCGGGGTGTCGGTGGTGGAACGGCCCGCGCAGCAGCGCAACATCGGGGTCGCGTTCGAGAACTACGCGCTGTACCCGCCGCTGTCCGTCGCGGAGAACCTGGCGTTCGGGCTGAAGGCCCGGCGGAAGGCGGCCCGCGGTGACGTCGACCGCAAGGTGAAGGAGATCGCCGAGCGGGTCGGCCTGACCGGCCTCCTCGACGCCCGCCCGGCCGGGCTGTCCAGCGGCCAGAAACAGCGCGTCTCCCTGGCCCGGGCCCTGATCCGCGAACCGGACGTGCTGCTCCTCGACGAGCCCCTCTCGCACCTGGACGCGGCCCAGCGCGACACCACCCGACGCGAACTCAAGCGCATCCAGAAGGACCTCGGCCACACCACCATCCTGGTCACCCACGACCAGGAGGAGGCCCTCTCCCTCGCCGACCGGATCGCCGTCATGAAGGACGGCGTCATCCAGCAGCTCGGCACCCCCTACGAGATCTACGACAGCCCGGCCAACGTCTTCGTCGCGGACTTCGTCGGCGAGCCCGCGATCACGCTGCTGCCCGGCATCGCCGACGGCGACGGCCACGCCCGCCTCTCCCCCGCGGTCCGCGTCGCGCTGCCCGTGCCGGTGGACCGGGGCCGTGAGGTGGTGGTCGGCATCCGCCCGGAGGACGTCCGGCTCACCGCCGAAGGCGGGCTGCCCGCCCGGGTCGTGGCCCACGAACCCCTCCTGGAGTCGGGCCTGGCGACCCTCGCCCTGGACGGGGTCGAACGGCATCTGGTCGTCCTCACCGACCCCGAGGTCCGGCTCGCCCACGACGACCGGGTCGAGGTCGCCGCCGACCCACAGCACACCCACGTCTTCGACGCCGAGACAGGAGACTCCCTGCGATGA
- a CDS encoding 2-hydroxyacid dehydrogenase: MTAGNSVRVVAAGDHFVLPSLITRAVRHEVAQAQVGELRLGWPLEPFGPVAEVQEASDAEDEMIEALAGAEVLVTQMGPVTEKVLAACPDLKLVVVCRGGPVNVNLDAAKRRDVRVCFAPGRNAAATAEFTLGLMLAALRRIPQAHEPLARHGSWEGATYYTYERSGLELEDLPVGLVGYGAVGSRVARVLCAFGARVMVHDPYVHGEIHGLRVSSLDELLRRSQVITLHARLTPETRGLIGARELALLPRGAVVVNVARGPLLDEDALCDALESGRVSAAALDTYEREPLPEESRLRGFAERVVLTPHLGGASRAVAEKAARIAAEEVGRWVRGEPLAHCLT; encoded by the coding sequence ATGACTGCCGGAAACAGCGTGCGTGTCGTGGCCGCCGGTGACCACTTCGTCCTGCCGTCCCTGATCACACGGGCGGTGCGGCACGAGGTGGCACAGGCGCAGGTCGGTGAGCTGCGACTCGGCTGGCCGCTGGAGCCGTTCGGGCCGGTCGCCGAGGTGCAGGAGGCCAGTGACGCCGAGGACGAGATGATCGAGGCGCTGGCCGGGGCGGAGGTGCTGGTCACGCAGATGGGGCCGGTCACCGAGAAGGTGCTGGCCGCCTGCCCGGACCTGAAACTGGTCGTGGTGTGCCGGGGCGGGCCGGTGAACGTCAACCTGGACGCGGCGAAACGGCGGGACGTGCGGGTGTGCTTCGCGCCGGGCCGCAACGCCGCCGCCACCGCCGAGTTCACCCTCGGCCTGATGCTGGCCGCCCTGCGCCGCATCCCCCAAGCCCACGAGCCGCTCGCCCGGCACGGCAGCTGGGAGGGCGCGACGTACTACACGTACGAGCGCAGCGGCCTGGAACTGGAGGACCTGCCCGTCGGCCTGGTCGGCTACGGGGCTGTCGGCAGCCGGGTCGCGCGCGTGCTGTGCGCGTTCGGGGCGCGGGTGATGGTCCACGACCCCTATGTGCACGGCGAGATCCACGGGCTGCGGGTGAGCTCGCTCGACGAACTCCTGCGCCGCTCCCAGGTGATCACCCTGCACGCCCGGCTCACCCCCGAGACCCGGGGCCTGATCGGCGCCCGGGAGCTGGCGCTGCTGCCGCGCGGCGCGGTGGTGGTGAACGTGGCCCGGGGCCCGCTGCTGGACGAGGACGCGCTGTGCGACGCGCTGGAGAGCGGTCGGGTGTCGGCGGCGGCGCTCGACACGTACGAGCGGGAGCCGCTGCCGGAGGAGTCCCGGCTGCGGGGGTTCGCCGAACGCGTCGTGCTCACGCCCCACTTGGGCGGCGCGTCCCGCGCGGTCGCGGAGAAGGCGGCGCGGATCGCCGCCGAAGAGGTGGGCCGCTGGGTGCGGGGAGAGCCGCTCGCGCACTGTCTGACCTGA
- a CDS encoding FGGY-family carbohydrate kinase, which translates to MYVGIDVGTSMVKAAAFDGTGRQLAVESRPVGLKLHGGFVEQDMEEVYGAVVAVLEALTSAVAEPVELAGLTGQGDGVWLVDGEGRPVRPAASWMDGRAHELVDRWLADGTFETVFRRTGSAMFPGCPGPLLAWLDSREPKALDAAQAALYCKDVVFHRLTGAGPTTDVSDASMPFLDPRTRTYDNRVVELLGLTHRRGLLAPVSAPVATAGARGEGLPSGTRIANGPYDLPACALGAGVTSPGDGLLIVGTCLASLVATTELDLTGEPAGLYISTDRPGYWLRAMPAMVGTAALDWVLSTTGVRHDEVDGLLAGTPPGANGVRVLPYFAPSGERAPFVEPRLRAELTGVSLESTRGDLVRATCEGIGYAARHCLEAAGLTGDLAVCGGGTRSPAWMRLLADVLGRPLRVVEGEVGARGAVLAAAERYGVGLDTKAWTKPTAVVEPDPGRAASYTRGYEEHLTRLAQARDRARS; encoded by the coding sequence ATGTACGTCGGTATCGATGTGGGCACGTCCATGGTCAAGGCGGCGGCCTTCGACGGCACGGGCCGGCAACTGGCCGTGGAGTCCCGCCCGGTGGGCCTGAAGCTGCACGGCGGGTTCGTCGAGCAGGACATGGAGGAGGTGTACGGGGCGGTCGTCGCGGTGCTCGAGGCGCTGACCTCCGCCGTGGCGGAACCGGTGGAGCTCGCGGGGCTCACCGGGCAGGGCGACGGGGTGTGGCTGGTGGACGGCGAGGGCCGGCCGGTGCGCCCCGCCGCCTCCTGGATGGACGGGCGGGCGCACGAACTGGTCGACCGGTGGCTGGCGGACGGCACCTTCGAGACGGTGTTCCGGCGGACCGGCAGCGCGATGTTCCCGGGCTGCCCCGGCCCGCTGCTGGCCTGGCTGGACAGCCGCGAACCGAAGGCGCTGGACGCCGCGCAGGCCGCCCTGTACTGCAAGGACGTGGTGTTCCACCGGCTGACCGGAGCCGGTCCGACGACGGATGTCTCGGACGCGTCGATGCCGTTCCTGGACCCGCGGACGCGGACGTACGACAACCGGGTCGTCGAGCTGCTGGGCCTCACCCACCGGCGGGGCCTGCTCGCCCCCGTCAGCGCCCCGGTCGCGACGGCCGGGGCGCGCGGCGAGGGCCTACCGTCCGGCACCCGGATCGCCAACGGCCCCTACGACCTGCCGGCCTGCGCGCTGGGCGCCGGGGTGACGTCCCCGGGCGACGGTCTGCTGATCGTCGGGACCTGTCTGGCCAGCCTGGTCGCCACGACCGAACTGGACCTGACCGGCGAGCCGGCGGGCCTGTACATCTCCACCGACCGGCCCGGGTACTGGCTGCGCGCCATGCCCGCGATGGTCGGCACGGCCGCGCTGGACTGGGTGCTGTCCACGACGGGTGTACGGCACGACGAGGTGGACGGCCTGCTGGCCGGGACCCCGCCGGGCGCGAACGGCGTCCGCGTCCTGCCGTACTTCGCGCCCTCCGGCGAACGGGCCCCCTTCGTCGAGCCCCGGCTGCGCGCCGAACTCACCGGCGTCTCCCTGGAGTCGACCCGGGGCGATCTGGTCCGCGCCACCTGCGAGGGCATCGGGTACGCCGCCCGGCACTGCCTTGAGGCGGCGGGGCTGACCGGGGACCTGGCGGTGTGCGGCGGCGGCACCCGCAGCCCCGCCTGGATGCGGCTGCTGGCCGACGTGCTCGGGCGGCCCCTGCGGGTCGTCGAGGGCGAGGTGGGCGCGCGGGGCGCGGTGCTGGCGGCGGCCGAGCGATACGGGGTCGGGCTGGACACGAAGGCGTGGACGAAGCCGACGGCGGTCGTCGAGCCGGACCCGGGCCGGGCCGCGTCCTACACGCGGGGCTACGAGGAGCACCTGACCCGGCTGGCCCAGGCGCGGGACCGGGCGCGTTCGTGA
- a CDS encoding glycerophosphodiester phosphodiesterase family protein — MRLGRRSLLLAAAAGTATAATAAPAVAEPRTRGPVVIGHRGAAGRRPEHTAASYRYAVQTGADWIEPDLVPTKDHVLVVRHENEISQTTDVARRPEFADRRTTKTVDGRSVTGWFTEDFTLAELKTLRAVERLPQVRNHNTVFDGREEVMTFQEVVDLARRLSRTYGRTIAVFPETKHPTYFRSIGLPLEPKLASAIRRNRLGRRECVVQSFEPTSLKRIAAAGLGVPLWQALGTTGGPYDLPGTTYEEMATPAGLADIAAYADWIGPDKSSLVGTSLVADAHAAGLRIGPYTFRAENQFLPADLRRGTGPNDFGDAFAEYALYYRMGVDAVVTDFPDLAVMARRG; from the coding sequence ATGCGGCTCGGACGGAGATCCCTCCTGCTCGCGGCGGCCGCGGGAACGGCCACGGCGGCGACGGCGGCCCCGGCGGTGGCCGAACCCCGCACGCGCGGCCCGGTCGTCATCGGCCACCGCGGCGCGGCCGGCCGGCGGCCGGAGCACACGGCCGCCTCGTACAGGTACGCCGTGCAGACGGGCGCCGACTGGATCGAACCGGACCTGGTGCCGACGAAAGACCACGTGCTGGTGGTGCGGCACGAGAACGAGATCTCCCAGACGACCGACGTGGCCCGCCGGCCGGAGTTCGCGGACCGCCGTACGACGAAGACGGTCGACGGCCGGTCCGTGACCGGGTGGTTCACGGAGGACTTCACGCTCGCCGAGCTGAAGACGCTGCGGGCGGTGGAGCGGCTGCCGCAGGTCCGCAATCACAACACCGTCTTCGACGGCCGCGAGGAGGTCATGACCTTCCAGGAAGTCGTGGACCTGGCGCGGCGGCTGTCGCGGACGTACGGCCGGACGATCGCCGTCTTCCCGGAGACCAAGCACCCCACGTACTTCCGGTCGATCGGCCTGCCGTTGGAGCCGAAGCTGGCGTCCGCGATCCGCCGCAACCGGCTCGGGCGGCGCGAGTGCGTCGTGCAGTCCTTCGAGCCGACGAGCCTGAAGCGGATCGCCGCGGCGGGGCTGGGCGTGCCGCTGTGGCAGGCGCTGGGGACGACGGGCGGGCCGTACGACCTGCCCGGGACGACCTACGAGGAGATGGCGACCCCGGCGGGCCTCGCGGACATCGCGGCGTACGCGGACTGGATCGGGCCGGACAAGTCGTCGCTCGTCGGCACGTCCCTCGTCGCGGACGCGCACGCGGCGGGACTGCGGATCGGGCCGTACACGTTCCGCGCGGAGAACCAGTTCCTGCCGGCCGACCTGCGGCGGGGAACCGGACCGAACGATTTCGGGGACGCGTTCGCCGAATACGCGCTGTACTACCGCATGGGGGTCGATGCGGTCGTAACCGACTTCCCGGACCTGGCGGTGATGGCGAGGAGGGGCTGA
- a CDS encoding DsbA family protein, whose amino-acid sequence MSDKTPVDFWFDPLCPWAWMTSRWVLEVEKVRDIQVRWHVMSLAVLNEDKLDELPEEYRELLQTKAWGPVRVVIAAQQEHGAEVLGDLYTALGTRIHNQGEGPGKETVAAALKDAGLPESLMEHWDGTRYEPELRASHKEGIDLVGQEVGTPVIAVPGADGEQLAFFGPVVTPAPKGEEAARLWDGTLAVASVPGFYEIKRTRTKGPDFSNL is encoded by the coding sequence ATGTCGGACAAGACCCCCGTCGACTTCTGGTTCGACCCGCTGTGCCCCTGGGCGTGGATGACCTCCCGTTGGGTGCTGGAGGTGGAGAAGGTCAGGGACATCCAGGTCCGCTGGCACGTCATGAGCCTCGCCGTCCTCAACGAGGACAAGCTCGACGAACTGCCCGAGGAGTACCGCGAGCTGCTTCAGACCAAGGCGTGGGGTCCCGTCCGGGTCGTCATAGCCGCGCAGCAGGAGCACGGCGCCGAGGTGCTCGGCGACCTCTACACCGCGCTCGGCACCCGCATCCACAACCAGGGCGAGGGCCCCGGCAAGGAGACGGTCGCCGCCGCCCTGAAGGACGCCGGCCTGCCCGAGTCGCTCATGGAGCACTGGGACGGCACCCGCTACGAGCCCGAGCTGCGCGCCTCCCACAAGGAGGGCATCGACCTGGTCGGCCAGGAGGTCGGCACCCCGGTCATCGCCGTGCCCGGCGCCGACGGAGAGCAGCTCGCCTTCTTCGGCCCGGTCGTCACCCCGGCCCCCAAGGGCGAGGAGGCCGCCCGCCTCTGGGACGGCACCCTCGCCGTGGCCTCGGTGCCGGGCTTCTACGAGATCAAGCGCACCCGTACCAAGGGCCCGGACTTCTCCAACCTGTAG